Genomic window (Culex pipiens pallens isolate TS chromosome 3, TS_CPP_V2, whole genome shotgun sequence):
cgactgggtgagaggcaatcacgcttacccctacaccacggtctcGGCACAGTTTTTATAAAGATGTTATATTTAATGgaaatttctagagtttttttttcgaacgtcatataaaaatatactcaagcatggaaatatttttgatattgcTTTGTTAAGAAAATATAATGCACCGATGTTAACTTCGTCATTTTTcgatcagcccagttagcgagcagcgtTAACCGGCTCCGTAGCTTAAGGGTTGCGGTTTCTGCCTcataagcagaaggttcagggatcaaatcctggccggtacctttgaaatttggaatcaggaattgaactttgaatatgaacaaaaacgaaaatgcatcaggtgggattcgaactcacacctctagattggtggtctgggacgctaagcagtcggccatcagaaggtttacacaggggtgcccaaccttttggccctgcgggccagatctgatgtttctgaagcagtggcgggccggaactaatatttgataaaagttgaagaagttaacacatttttgttcaatttttattattgggttcttttaaagaaaataaataaaagaactagtgttgcaaataagattcctaaatcttgattttaagaatgaaaaacaaggataacattcaaaaatgagtttatttgagttattttaatttttgtttgtttaaaattgtatagttaATGTTTTTAAcgattgcaatttttatttaaaacaaaaaaacattcaaatttcaatggtcgTTGCAATTTATATGTTTAATTTCCTCAACTCTACGCTATAAAAAATCAGtgagacatgataaaatttattcaaacgaaatttgaaCTGGAATAtcccttttaaaaaacaaacttttttgcgtttttgtgcacctttattcaaatattttaaaaaatattttaaaatgattttaaacacaagctaaatttaaaagttttaaaatatgtattaaatcatttttaattcgttattttccaaattcaaggtttatgaaaaaatatatttttgctctctTATTTCATGCCCCATTaagatattatttttatatttttaaaacattggccgCGATCTATTCTCAGTTTGAATAATTTGCCTTTTCAagcttcattaaaaaaaactttatcactgaaacgttgttctggaaaaattcattagcttttgcttacttatttatttaaaaatatagaaaatagaaaaaaaacttcgatttgaagtaaacacagtaaaaaccgaaagaaatttaaatttagtgtctttttgtacatttttggacaacaatccaagttttttcataaatttcacaattttacgaaatggatcattttgttttcttgcaaaatttttcagtttggaaATATAGATGTAGAAATtacaagaattaaattcaaacatgaagaatgttgttataacattataaaatttgatcttaagattattttttttaattcagacaatcaatttatttatttaatattttatgaacagccttaaggaccggtagaattattttgaaaagccttcacgggccggatgaaatggcttcaagggccggacgttgggcaggcctggtttacactctagcagtgaattgatccgtagtgttgaaacatgttatcttctcatattaaatacgcgctgatccctgatttgcctgacgggattggaagtctaaatatagatcgagtttccttcagatgcttgcttctatgtttaggcggggccgaacaatgcccagcgacctcggaattggaccgcaaggagctctgtcattctgaaacgggtcgttggaagcagcgcgagggctatcaccacctaatacccgggactgagataagttgtatcagcattcggcatatacaaagcctgatacaaactatactttcccataatatcgctaccggttagcgggtattggattggattggaccCACACACAGCCCAGTTAGCGATCAGCGTTCGGTAACTGGGTTACGTTATAAGCCCAGTtatcgaacaagtactgtataaaACTCTACACTGTTGTGAATACAGAATGACAAATCtattagaaaattgaaaaaaaacgtcCCGAGAATGTTTTTCCTaatatttctcaaaagttgttctttgccaaaccaaaaaatctggagcaacagaGCCCgcagtgttgaaaagtagatGGGGAGGCCAGATAATGCtataaacttcattttttgtgaATAAGTTACCTTCAACTTGAGAATTATCAAATagttcgaactgtcaaaataaATATccacccttttctcgtgttgctccagacatTTTGACTTCATTGCAAGtttataatttatgaaaattgaatttataaacctgtagtaacttttcaaaaggtgtcatccttttgaaaatatactacggaaaacaatgtttttgccttcctcaaattctgagcaaatatcTGTgtgggtattaaaaaaaatatcctttgaatatctccggactggctgagtGGACTTTAATCGTTTTGGACTCATTCGATCCGGCTAGGGGTCTATTCAAAATtaacaagtttagtaaagtacagTAGTTgatcggtaactgggcgttgtttaactgggctgctttttaactgggcgcgcgagaactgggccgtagccaaacaaacgtcaaaaaaccaaaacaaacaaaaaagaccgaggggttaatggatgcaaaaataatattcaataaataaaaaaacctttttttcaaacttttgtttaatttcaagttacaatcAAAGAAATGTGAAAAGAAAGCATTGTCAATAAATTTGAGttactttaatttttatatttcatctggaaaatattatgcatcggtggtcccctcgttactttttgttcagcccaattaacgagcaacattcggtgactgggctatgttctcagcccagttacccaACAAATActgtactttaaaagttattccagaaaaaaatgactCAAGACCGGAAGGTtttataaatgtattttttgtaagaaacaccgtcaaatttaaaagacctttgaAACAAGCTCAAATATTGAAGGTTGGACAACCCAATCAAAAGAAATAAGTGTTGCTTATACACTAGTTTGAGGCCGGATATcagatattttaatgaaaacgaTGTACGAAATATCATGTGACCCATCATTGGATGGATAATCGCAAAAGGATTTCGATAAGGATTTCGACAAATCGGAACAGCACTAGATATTTATGCACCattcgaataaaaaattatcaaagttttaaaatgttttcaaagtgcTTAGAACTTCCGAACAAAACATCCGCTTCCCAATCACCGATTTTAGTTTAAAGTTCCTAAACTGCATAAAATTGGCTACCAACGATgcgcttccctaacacggatgTGAAATTCAATTACCTAGAattcataacattttaaaagaacaCTAGCGAACTTAACTGACATGAATCAGGGTTTTTAACACCATTCCAGTTATTTCACTATACATATccagaattttgatttttttaaggttctataagctattgtctttcatatgcttaaggacctaataaaaagtagagatacactcaaaccccgatggtttgacaccaactgttgtcaaacgaacggggtcacgttttagtttgataCCCCTTTTACAAGGAGTTCACAAacactactaaacgtttgttttgaaagtgtgcgtgagcgccgtgtaaaaagtgacagttcgtcactttttagtttgactttgaccaaccaacggggtacaaactaaaaaagtgtcaaacgaaaaagtgaccaaccaccgggggttgagtgtatacctagtttaacttgtttattcattgggaaaaaaatctgaatgaaCCTGCGACTAAAATGAGATTCATGGAAGCCCAAGTTATGTAAGTGATTTATATTTATTATCTCTATTATCTTATAGAGATTCCGAGATATTCCTTATCACTTGTACTTTTGTTTTCCGTAACATTGCCCCACCAGTTCACAAACTGGCACCACTGGCCCCGAACCAACACCAGCTACTTGTTCCATCGTGTCGTGAATGGTATACACATATTTATATGATTACCTCTCTCTTTTCGCCTCcttcaaattccaaaaaatgtcTTTCCACACAGGGAGAAGCAAAAAATGAGATTGATATCTGATCCGCAATCCCGTGGCCAGTTCCGCAGACCCGGCCAATGGTCGGAGTGGTCACTGCTTGCCCTTGCTCCGGAACTTTACCGGCACCACCCCGTTTCAAATCTTCCCACAGTTCCAGAACATCCTGGTCCTCAGCCGGATGATGGGACTCGTTTTTCTTCCCTTGGAACCTTCTTCCTTACTGTCACACGAACTATGTACACGACTACGAACCGCTAGTTTGGGACACCACTTGTGGTTACCACCCCCGAGTTAATCGGAACCCGTCCCGGATTGTTGTTACGGAACTGTCAAATCCCGTTCTGGATGGGCACCGCACTCTTTCCCACACTGTCACTGTTCCGAATTCTTTGCGACGAATGTTCCGCGATGATGACACACCGTGACCGGACACTTGGAATCTTCCCCTTTTCGGATCTGCACAGGGCAGTAAATACTCCGACGGACCGACCGAACCGTGTGACCGAGCCCTGTCAACGATGACCACATACACCACTGTGAAAACGGCGACGGAACCGATGATGATGGACGGACGGAAGATCTTCGAACTCTTCtgctgcggctgctgctgctgtcgcaAAACACACATTCAAGAGATTTCGTACAACCttccatagagttatctacgtgcgcatgtattgcgtgtacgtacacgaaaaaaagtgaggttaaattttgtaccagccagcaaaacaaatggtgtgctagtgtgtgtgagatcgcgcttagatagctctatcaAAACTCAAACACACCACACACCAAGATGAGGGGGGGCGTTCGCGGACTGCGTAACGCAATCAGGTTCAAAGTCGTTGAGTCTTGCCAGAAAATTTAATGTCAAAATCCTTGAAAAAagctaataattgcaaaaagttttaaaatgtaatcaaTTAAGAGCCAGTTTTGTTATGTAAGCAGAAACAAATCATGCCATCGTAActgctgaaattttaattttacccaaaaaatttcaaactaaaTTTGCATCACGTCATTTAGAAATGATCCTACGATTGAGCAAACACAAATACAAAGACGAAAATTCATCCAACGTCTGAAAAGTGTCAAGTTTGACAGGTCACAAACGTCTGACGTCCGAAATAAATTTTGCTCCGTTCGCTTTTTGAGTGTGGCGTGCGGGGAACACACGAGGAGTTTTAAAGTCTGAGCGATAGTATAAGgaaaatatctggagttttttttaaaggtccaataaaccaaatttccagtttttgctttttaagcagccccctggcaccactgtaaatgcctagaacgtttgacagttaccaaaacctcgaagagcccacgCATTAGTATGTGTGAAGAGCCCACCATAAACAATGCATTGGATAGAGTTTGAGCATTAGTATGTGTGAAGAGCCCATCATAAACAAAGCTTTGGATGAAGTAGTATTGGTGTCTTCTGATTGTTTACATAAAAATAGAGAAATGGCGCGCTTAATCAAAGATAataattttgtgataaaattactacaaaatttgattcaagtGGTCACGCGAGTGGTCCTGTGTATCTTGGGCATATTTCCGGACGTTTATCGTGTGTGTATGAGGCCGGAAGCTAAGGAGCTCTTGAATCGGCCGGCTGGCTGGCTGCAGCCGGAGAAGCAGAGTAAAATTTTACCTCTTCCGAAAACCGGTACCGGCCgggttcctgtttttttttttgagcaagAATCCGACCGAAAGCTGCTCTGGATCATGGTAGTAAGTAAAGAACCTTCAACAATAGCAATGGAGGATGAACCAAATTAATGGAAAATCCGAATCGACCGGGAAAATCGAAccactttgtttatttttcaaaatctgacaGTAGACACCTTCgttttcttctttgttttcttgGTGTTCGTCATCGAATATTTtggtttcataaacatggcggcagtgacagagggctgtttttaagtgttttttaaaaccgccaagggtattaaagcaaaaagtgaaaatttcaaacaacatgTTCAGGTATAACAATAatagagagttgcttgctcacttttattagagctacatatttataatttattacGAAATCTCGCTATCTTTTTTAAAAGGCAGGaagcagggttgcgaatgagcgagcgctcacggaaagcgtgctcgctccagctggagcgtgagtttttatcaggtagctcgtgctcgctcacgctcaccggagcgttttgcgctcacgtgagctggtgagccaaagtaggtagttgtttttcactgttgaagcatctgcctgtttgaaacgaagtttctagaactatctcagcacaggcagcaaaaaacaaacaagaaagtggtcaaacaaacaaaagtaagcaATAAAATGGACAAACCGAAATATACGTTctattttaaattcagaattatCCAAGGGACAGAATGATTCACTCTTGAGTGAGCTAACAAAGAGCTAACTCATTCTtaatgtaaacattcattgACGCGAAGCACTGATATGTACAAATAATTAATTGACAAATTgtgtttatttcaagtttttagaaTCCGGACTCaaagcggtttaaaaaaaaacacaaaaaaggaaaaagcgGAAGTGTTTAATATAATTGGGGGAAGAGGAGTCACCCATTATGtggtaaaacaaaacaatgacaatttatattatttcattcaaatgggtTATTTTAAACACTAGAAATTTGGAGtttcttttttgtgaaaaaaagaacTGTTTCAACAATTTACCCTATTTTCTAGAATAAGAAagcgaaaaattaactttataaaaaatgatCAGTCGTTTCCAAGCACTGAACGATTCATTAAACGGAATGACTTTTTTTAATGGTTGCTAATTCTGACCTGCACGTTTTTGCAACAGTTTTTAACTCTGACTGTAGGTCTCCAATATGAGTTGACCCTTGcaaatttattattcaaaaacatagttaattaaaataagctattccaattaatatataaaaaatgttcctAAGTGATGTTTTCACTGACATGCTGCGCCTTAAGTAAAAAATCTAACCaaggttgaaaaacaaaaactttctcaaaaatgaaaaaaaaatcgcgatttttttttttgaattaaatatactttattgaatctttcttataataattacatttggtttacataataagtggtcagctgtggctcttcagctttaatttgcttttcgtgatttaaacactgttcattttcttaactttaaaagtatatgatttatcatttttgtaacactaggtacaatgaggaaaaaaaaaataaataaatttaagaaaacataacctaacctaaaactaacttaatcttaccataaactaaaccaatccttgaatcaaggggtattcagatgtagcacatttttccctgaatttcaaacatttttcttgaatcttctgatccaacatttttacttctgctaattcatgaacctcacttgatcttgtccagccaggaactttcaaaaccattttgagtaccttgttttggacacgctggagcttcaatttatgagttctagcgcaacactcccaaacaggtactgcatactcaataacggggtaaattatttgtttgtaaactgctagcttatttttcaaagatagctttgattttctgttaattaaaggatacaaacacctgatgagaatgctgcacttgttcaatattttgtctacatgctgccgaaacaatagtttcgagtcaagtatgagacctaaatagacagcttcctttgaccagggtattgaaacatcattcattttaatcaaaacatcatcctttgggacaaatctggccgatttggaaagtggaaaaatgatggtttgagttttggctgcgtttatgcgaattttccagtcgccaaagtattcggaaagaacgtcaagacccttctgaaaaatcgcgattcgtttcgcgatacttccaaagtgagcgctccgtgagcgaaaaatgagcacGAGCGCGAGCTtggggcaaacgcgagctgaaaaaatcggagcaaacgtgagcgcgggcaaacgtgagctagctcgcgcagcgctcctcctcacgaatgagcgaaaaatgagcgcacacgagcgcgtgagcgcgtgaggatCGCAACACTGGCAGGAAGTCTACCCgtattgtatttttgaaaattaatctaGAAATAAATAGTAAACACATTCAAACCGAACAAATTTCATCACCCAACCACCATGCCACATCTACTGACggtttctttgttctttgtcaTATAGGTCATATCTGTAGCTTGATaaccaaaaattaataaaatcaaaataaaatggtgGATTATAAACAGAAGCCATATTAGAAAATcagtaaaaaaacagaagatagctaaaaataaaaagaagcgAAACCCCCTTtctgcgatgtttcaggtacatccgcaacagttgactcaacatgcttcgaatcaaaacaatgccgtctacaatcacaacgtacttccctttcccacattggcTCGCCCCTTTCTTTTAACCGTCTTGACTCTGACCCTcactggtcaaaggtttacgtgCCGTTTCCACAAACCACCAGCTAGTCTGGGCGTCAACCGAAGAGTTATTATCCACCCTCGGCCTGCGTGTTCATGAAtcaaaaaaagagtggaaaagctttgagagataagagaatcaaaagttagtataattaaaatcaaatgatggatattaaatagaagaatcagtgaagaagtgagaatcagtagagcaaaatatgaataggagataggtggtagctgagaatgaagagaagagaaaccccgttgtgcgatgtttcaggtacacccacagcagttgactcagcatactgcgaatcaaaacaataccgtctacaaccacaaattacttccctttcccacattgtcgcgcccctttctttagccgtctcgactctgacccgcggtggtcaaaggtttacgatccgtttccacaggccaccagctaggtcatgatgaaaaccaagccaacgtggaggtaagcaaataggacactcgcaaggaaccagagctatactgttctgatcaaaataattcggatgatctaacagaactacggatgtagttagttgcgctctttccaggatgttccttacctgTACGTCagccgaagagcacgcaacaagatcagtttgcatgctcttaggtatcaatccttggcctgcaatcaTGTTCATGAATAATATACACAAATCCGGAAAGTCCACAAGGATTTTTTCTGTTCAAAAACTCATACACACGTTAcctcgtttaaaaaaataatatattttatttatacttCGATATGTGATAtaatctatttatttatttcgccTGCAAACAAAACTTCTCTGGGAGCGAAATCTCTtgtataaattttgacgagcatgaaacaaaaaaatcaaattcatctACGCGCCCTAACTGACGGCCTTGATCACGGCCGaatattttttgcttaaaaataaacagtttaaaatttttgcatCACGATTTCCGAAAACTGTGTAAAGTTGAACGAATTTGATTCATCTATTATTGTGCTGCTTCTGCTGGCTCCGCTGCCTCCGCGGCTTGCCGAGTATAGTTCAGACGATCtcggatttttgtttaaataaataattacccACCACCACAAACTAACAACGCACGCCGCTTCAGACGTACAGCGACCGTATGCTTCGCACGCCCTCAAGCCGGTGCTTGGCTTCGTCGGTCAGCAGCGGACAGTTCATCATGTTGAGCCACACCAGGCTCGTCCGGCAGTGCGCGATAACGTGTTCGATGGAAGCATCCGTAATTGCACGACACCCGTCCAGGTTGAGCAGCTTGAGGCGCCGCAGGTCACGGCAAAGCATCAGCACCGCACTGTCACAGATTCGCTTGCACGCGTCCACGTGCACGTACTCGAGCCGGGGACATTGCCGCACGAGGGCACGGACGCCGAAATCCGTAATGTTTAGCCCGCGCAGGTCGATCTTCTTGAGCCGCGGAAAGCTGATCGCGACCAGCGTTTCGTCCGAGAGATCGCGGCACCGGCTCAGGTTAAGGTAGCACAGGCGGGTCAGGTTCGTCACCGGGAAAAAACGGATTCTCTCGAAGGGCATGTTGACGCTGTCGAAGACGGTACGGCTGAAGAAGCTGTCGTCGATGTCGAACGTTCGCTGCAGGTTCAGGTATTCGAGCTTCTTGAGATGGGCAAAGGACAGCTGCAAATCATGGATGTTCTCGTACGAGCACTGGTACAGTGTGAGACTTCGAATGTTGGGCGACTTTTCGAAGAATCGTGGCAGCGTGTTGCGCGAAAAGGTCGCCGCCGAAACGTACAGCTTCTCGAGGTGAGTATTTTCGTACGCGCTCAGGTCCAGATTGCCGGCCACGTGCGTTGCGTCGGTGATCTTCAAGTACTCCAGCCGGCGCATGTTTCCGAGGAAGGACTGCTGCAGGTTGTGCACCCGACAGATGTGCAGCTTGATGCGCTTCAAGTTGGGCAGATTTCGACTGATTTCGCTCAGAATctaaaagaagaaaagttgaatCGTACAAAAAACACTACCGATTAGCAATGTCGTGCCTAACCTGATCATCCGCGGGGAACAAATTGTCAATGTTCAAATGCACGATCGAGGGCTGTAGCCGGCTCAGCTGGATGATGTCCCTCTGCTTGAGGTCGTAGCTAGATTTAAGCGAGATCTTCTTCAACCGCAGCCGATCGACGGTGGCAAGTTTGTGCAGCAGAGTCGCGCCAATTTTGGTGTAGCTCAGATTAATGCCCTCCAGCGTGCCCCGCACCGTCTGGACAAACTGCACCAACTTCTCGCCCCAGCCCTCAAACGATGAATAGTTGAGCTTCAGCACCTTCAACCGGGGACAAATCTGTCGGAACATTGCGAAGCACTCGTCGTACACGAAGATCGAGCGCAGCGTGAGCGTTTCCAGCTTCTCCAACCGAAAGTCCACCGAAACGTTGTTGATGTGAAACTCCTCAAACTTTGTGGTCTTCAGAGCGAAATACCTCAAATTCGGCGTGCACCTCAACAGCCGTACCAGCGTCTCCCCCGAGATCGAACAATCGTTCAGCGTGAGGTCCTGCAGATCTTCGCCGAGGGCGCACCACAGCGTGTCCGCCGCATCCTCGACGGCCACCGCCTTCAGGGTTGCCTTGGTGTAAACACTTTTCGACTTGGCCAAAACCCGACACTGCTCGCAGCCCTCGTACAGGCGGCAGTTCTTGAACGACAACACAAACTTTTCCATCAGGGACGACGTGTAGCAGATCGTGTCGTGCCAATGGTGGCAGGTGAGTCGCACCTGGGCCAAGTCCGCCATCGGTAAATGCTGAAAGATGGTCACCAAAATTTCCGTGGGCAATCGCGGAAGAGGCGGGGCTTCGTTCGCTGAGGCCGATGGCGGGGGTGGCGTAGGCGGAACCGTGTCCATTACGAACCGGTTCGGAACACAGCTGCGGACAACGGGGGACAACCGGACACTGGCCGCTTGTTACGATAATATCACGAACAAAATGACACGACGCAAATAGACAAAGCCGCAATCACGGGATTTCTTTTCACAAAAGTGGTAATGTTTACATCGAGCCAGCAGCTGTCAACTCGGGCAGGGCTACCAGATTGGACAGTTTCGTACTGACAGCATaagggcatctccagcgctggggtgcaaatcaaatttgcacccggctcatgaataccgagatcaaatttgccaccttgaaaaaactccgtcatccccaccgctagggtagcaaatttgccaccgaaacaagcccaccgcggggggcaaatatgggtttttatcattttttgctctcgtttaccttcaaaatcaataattatgtgttgattcatgcctagaaatgctaaaagtttattaaactttttaatcctattgaaaatttcaaagaatttcatttttcgaaaatgtcgaaagtttaactatttgctacccgatttgattcccaccaaatttgctctcgagtttgcccccgagtctcccaccgcgcgtagcaaagcaggtatcaaatttgatctcaagttcatctgtagaagaaaaatatgtgtcggtacctgtcgggtactcattttctgatacccgacaagtaccggcaagccggggggcaaagttttgaatgcttTTTATACACGGGGTTGGGCACAAGGTTGATCCGTAGTGCATTGGATTTACTTCCGTAAATATTCCGTAAATATCGTAAATATAGGTAAATATTATTCACCTGCACGATATTCGGCACAACATTTTGTTCAGTGTGGATAATGACAGTTAAGAACTGTCACTTGTTTGTTTCCTTCGTTTACAAACTGTCACCGCTCTAATATTTTTCGAGCTTGAGGTTTTTTTTCACTTGCGGAACCGATCCTCGCAACAACCTTCCCCGCAATCCACCAGCAATCTGTGCAAGAAGCCCAGTGCGGATCTGCGCTCCGACCCAGAAATTGCCGACAAGACCACCGACTGCCTCGGACTTGGGGTGAGTAATCCTCCGATCTTTTGCTTCATTTCTGATCGTTCTGCCTTCTTAGATTTCACCGGAGGTCGATCCGACGGTGCGGATTTGCGCCGGCTGTGCCGAACGCGTCAACGCACAGCACGCCTTCCGGACGCGATACCTGCATACGACAGTTACGTCGAGAACTAAATGTTGTCTAAATGTTTGAACGAAGCGGAGGATGGAGTTCACGCGAAGGTGATGGCCAATAATGTGGATTTACAAAATCCTCCAGCAGAAGGATCCCGCGCGCATCTTTAAGGTGCTTCTGCACATGGTCAGACAAATGACAAATTCGGCAAATAAAAACCGTACGCCATGATTATTGTCTTTTTTTCATCATATTTAACAATACATAAAAATACAGctgaaaccaaaaataaaaagaaaatccaaGTAACTTCAATGTTCGTCTCTCATTGAACTCCAGGTGACCAAATTaggtcaaataaatttaaaacatgcATATGAAACAGTTAGATGCGTC
Coding sequences:
- the LOC120429029 gene encoding F-box/LRR-repeat protein 2-like, with the translated sequence MDTVPPTPPPPSASANEAPPLPRLPTEILVTIFQHLPMADLAQVRLTCHHWHDTICYTSSLMEKFVLSFKNCRLYEGCEQCRVLAKSKSVYTKATLKAVAVEDAADTLWCALGEDLQDLTLNDCSISGETLVRLLRCTPNLRYFALKTTKFEEFHINNVSVDFRLEKLETLTLRSIFVYDECFAMFRQICPRLKVLKLNYSSFEGWGEKLVQFVQTVRGTLEGINLSYTKIGATLLHKLATVDRLRLKKISLKSSYDLKQRDIIQLSRLQPSIVHLNIDNLFPADDQILSEISRNLPNLKRIKLHICRVHNLQQSFLGNMRRLEYLKITDATHVAGNLDLSAYENTHLEKLYVSAATFSRNTLPRFFEKSPNIRSLTLYQCSYENIHDLQLSFAHLKKLEYLNLQRTFDIDDSFFSRTVFDSVNMPFERIRFFPVTNLTRLCYLNLSRCRDLSDETLVAISFPRLKKIDLRGLNITDFGVRALVRQCPRLEYVHVDACKRICDSAVLMLCRDLRRLKLLNLDGCRAITDASIEHVIAHCRTSLVWLNMMNCPLLTDEAKHRLEGVRSIRSLYV